Proteins encoded in a region of the Zea mays cultivar B73 chromosome 2, Zm-B73-REFERENCE-NAM-5.0, whole genome shotgun sequence genome:
- the LOC100383438 gene encoding uncharacterized protein LOC100383438 yields the protein MAAAKEKASVCCRDAPARVAGAPVVPMRAIAASPVGKVVALAAGGGERVSASAAGSSGAVIEEIAAVQPTTAKASSKGIPIMTRAQRCHPLDPLSAAEIAVAVATVRVAGRSPEERDSMRFVEAVLLEPEKNVVALADAYFFPPFQPSLLPRSKGSAVIPSRLPPRRARLVVYNKQSNETSIWIVELSEVHAATRGGHHRGKVISSEVIPDVQPAMDAMEYAECEATVKSYPPFIEAMKRRGVDDMDLVMVDAWCAGYYSEADAPSRRLGKPLIFCRTESDSPMENGYARPVEGIHVVVDMQNNAVIEFEDRKLVPLPPPDHLRNYTPGETRGGVDRSDVKPLIINQPEGPSFRINGYFVEWQKWNFRIGFTPKEGLVIYSVAYVDGSRGRRPIAHRLSFVEMVVPYGDPSEPHYRKNAFDAGEDGLGKNAHSLKKGCDCLGYIKYFDAHFTNFTGGVETIENCVCLHEEDHGILWKHQDWRTGLAEVRRSRRLTVSFICTVANYEYGFYWHFYQDGKIEAEVKLTGILSLGALMPGESRKYGTTIAPGLYAPVHQHFFVARMDMAVDCKPNEAHNQVVEVNVKVESAGTHNVHNNAFYAEEKLLKSELQAMRDCDPSSARHWIVRNTRTVNRTGQPTGYRLVPGSNCLPLALPEAKFLRRAGFLKHNLWVTQYKRGEMFPGGEFPNQNPRIHEGLPTWVKNDRPLEETDIVLWYVFGLTHIPRLEDWPVMPVEHIGFMLMPHGFFNCSPAVDVPPSSSDADVKEAESPKAIQNSLISKL from the exons ATGGCCGCAGCTAAGGAAAAGGCGTCGGTATGCTGCCGCGATGCGCCCGCGCGTGTCGCTGGCGCCCCAGTCGTCCCCATGCGCGCGATCGCCGCGTCCCCGGTCGGCAAGGTCGTCGCCCTCGCCGCGGGAGGCGGTGAGCGCGTTTCTGCGTCGGCTGCTGGCTCAAGCGGCGCCGTGATCGAGGAGATCGCCGCGGTCCAGCCCACCACCGCGAAGGCATCCTCCAAAG GGATACCAATAATGACAAGAGCCCAGAGGTGTCACCCTTTGGACCCATTATCTGCTGCTGAAATTGCAGTTGCTGTAGCAACTGTAAGAGTTGCTGGAAGATCTCCTGAG GAAAGAGACAGCATGCGCTTTGTTGAAGCTGTGCTGTTGGAGCCAGAAAAGAATGTTGTGGCACTGGCCGACGCCTACTTCTTTCCACCTTTCCAACCATCACTGCTCCCTAGAAGCAAAGGTTCTGCTGTTATTCCAAGCAGGCTACCTCCTAGGAGGGCCAGACTTGTTGTCTATAACAAACAATCAAATGAGACAAGTATTTGGATAGTGGAACTATCTGAAGTGCATGCCGCTACTAGGGGTGGACATCACAGAGGGAAGGTGATATCATCTGAAGTTATTCCGGATGTTCAACCTGCCATG GATGCTATGGAGTATGCTGAATGTGAGGCTACTGTCAAAAGTTATCCTCCATTTATTGAAGCTATGAAGAGAAGAGGTGTGGATGACATGGATCTTGTTATGGTGGATGCTTG GTGTGCTGGCTACTACAGCGAAGCTGATGCTCCTAGTCGCAGACTTGGCAAGCCTTTGATATTTTGCAGAACTGAGAGTGATAGCCCCATGGAGAATGGTTATGCTCGTCCTGTAGAAGGAATCCATGTTGTTGTTGATATGCAGAATAATGCTGTGATAGAGTTTGAAGATAGGAAGTTGGTTCCTCTACCCCCTCCAGATCATTTGAGAAACTATACTCCTGGGGAGACAAGAGGAGGTGTTGATCGAAGTGATGTAAAACCACTTATCATCAATCAGCCTGAGGGTCCAAGTTTTCGAATTAATGGCTATTTTGTGGAATGGCAGAAG TGGAACTTCCGTATTGGCTTCACCCCCAAAGAGGGTTTGGTTATCTATTCTGTTGCTTATGTTGATGGTAGCCGTGGACGTAGACCTATAGCACATAGGCTGAGCTTTGTTGAGATGGTTGTTCCTTATGGAGATCCAAGTGAACCACATTATCGCAAGAATGCATTTGATGCTGGAGAAGATGGACTTGGAAAAAATGCTCATTCTCTTAAGAAG GGATGCGATTGCTTGGGCTACATAAAATATTTTGATGCACATTTCACAAACTTCACTGGTGGTGTGGAGACAATTGAGAACTGTGTTTGTTTGCATGAGGAGGATCATGGGATCCTTTGGAAACATCAAGACTGGAGAACTGGTTTAGCAGAAGTAAGGCGGTCAAGGAGGCTCACTGTTTCATTTATCTGTACAGTTGCAAACTATGAGTATGGTTTTTACTGGCACTTCTATCAG GATGGGAAAATAGAGGCAGAAGTAAAGCTTACTGGAATTCTCAGTTTAGGGGCCTTGATGCCTGGGGAATCGAGGAAATATGGCACAACTATTGCCCCTGGTCTGTATGCACCAGTTCATCAGCATTTCTTTGTTGCCCGTATGGACATGGCTGTTGATTGCAAACCTAATGAAGCTCATAACCAG GTGGTTGAGGTTAATGTTAAAGTGGAAAGTGCAGGCACACATAATGTGCATAATAATGCTTTCTATGCTGAAGAGAAGTTGCTCAAATCTGAGTTGCAAGCAATGCGTGATTGCGACCCTTCATCTGCCCGCCACTGGATT GTACGCAACACACGAACTGTGAATCGGACGGGGCAGCCAACTGGCTACAGGCTCGTACCTGGTTCGAACTGCCTGCCTTTGGCTCTGCCTGAGGCGAAATTTCTGAGGAGGGCTGGGTTCTTGAAGCACAACCTCTGGGTCACTCAATACAAGCGTGGCGAGATGTTCCCTGGAGGGGAGTTTCCCAACCAGAATCCTCGCATCCATGAGGGTCTGCCAACATGGGTCAAGAATGATAGGCCTCTGGAGGAAACCGACATTGTTCTCTG GTACGTGTTCGGGCTCACCCATATCCCCAGGCTAGAAGATTGGCCAGTCATGCCGGTGGAGCACATAGGCTTCATGCTCATG CCACATGGATTCTTCAACTGCTCGCCTGCGGTCGACGTGCCTCCCAGCTCGTCCGATGCGGATGTCAAGGAAGCCGAGTCGCCCAAGGCCATCCAGAATAGCCTCATATCGAAGCTGTGA
- the LOC100274944 gene encoding uncharacterized protein LOC100274944, translating to MRRQPFSRHAGFFSCLQRVEDRLASESEQQHQEQKESPPPPATAKATATTRQTEASPFSDTMTASPLLFLDPAAPAPAPGSSSGPALDFLTAATQEGKHIQQEDDDNDGGGDGDEEDIARLMELLGLSSGGGGSSRRDDDGGGCDCSGADGFLAKVVGVVGPKCDREKGRLDAWIRHYHRGGGREPARLAHLLLARAAADTAAVAFPASVKDFLDHDPPRQLTDESEWSDANGDNNRD from the exons ATGCGGCGGCAGCCTTTCTCGCGGCACGCCGGCTTCTTCTCCTGCCTCCAGCGG GTGGAAGACCGGCTGGCGTCGGAGTCGGAGCAGCAACATCAGGAGCAGAAGGAGAGCCCGCCGCCGCCAGCTACAGCAAAGGCAACGGCAACGACGCGCCAAACCGAGGCGTCGCCATTCTCGGACACCATGACCGCCTCCCCACTCCTCTTCCTCGACCCAGCAGCACCCGCACCAGCGCCCGGCAGCAGCAGCGGCCCGGCGCTGGACTTCCTCACCGCCGCCACCCAGGAGGGCAAGCACATCCAACAGGAAGACGACGACAACgatggcggcggcgacggcgatgAGGAGGACATCGCGCGGCTCATGGAGCTGCTCGGCCTGTCATccggcggcggtggcagcagccgccgcgacgacgacggaggcgggtGCGACTGCAGCGGCGCCGACGGGTTCCTGGCCAAGGTCGTGGGCGTGGTCGGCCCCAAGTGCGACAGGGAGAAGGGGAGGCTGGACGCCTGGATCCGCCATTACCACCGTGGGGGAGGCAGGGAGCCCGCGAGGCTGGCGCACCTGCTGCTCGCCAGGGCTGCCGCCGACACGGCAGCCGTTGCGTTCCCGGCCAGCGTGAAGGACTTCTTGGACCACGATCCGCCACGGCAGTTGACGGACGAGTCGGAGTGGAGTGATGCAAACGGAGACAATAATAGAGATTGA
- the LOC100194159 gene encoding uncharacterized protein LOC100194159 isoform 2 precursor (isoform 2 precursor is encoded by transcript variant 2) → MRGGDRPSASLQLLSLGLVLLYFFTSGSTVGLVEGQKTWCIAKPSASNEILAQNLDYACSQVSCAVIQKGGPCYYPDSPVSRAAVAMNLYYAYSGRHPWNCYFNNSALVVQSDPSKYPHSFSLISSQILRPSICLLIECRFPLVSHRLWLLHILLRRSVRRSGETRRGERSIRAWRWRLHCICMQSLGFLVSTANLPNAHCCVVLCCVAVLQLTFRSELVDTPFRIHVL, encoded by the exons ATGCGGGGAGGAGACCGGCCATCGGCGTCGCTCCAGCTCCTCTCGCTGGGCCTCGTGCTCCTCTACTTCTTCACCTCAG GCAGCACCGTTGGTCTCGTGGAGGGACAG AAGACGTGGTGCATCGCGAAGCCGTCGGCGTCGAACGAGATCCTGGCGCAGAACCTGGACTACGCGTGCTCCCAGGTGAGCTGCGCCGTGATCCAGAAGGGCGGGCCGTGCTACTACCCGGACAGCCCCGTGTCCCGCGCCGCCGTCGCCATGAACCTCTACTACGCCTACAGCGGCAGGCACCCCTGGAACTGCTACTTCAACAACTCCGCGCTCGTCGTGCAGTCCGACCCAAGTAAGTACCCCCATTCATTCTCTCTAATAAGCTCTCAGATCCTTCGTCCGTCCATCTGTCTTCTCATCGAATGCCGCTTCCCTCTCGTTTCGCACAGGCTATGGCTCCTGCACATACTACTGAGGAGGAGTGTGAGGAGGAGTGGAGAGacgaggagaggagagagatccATTCGTGCCTGGCGGTGGCGGCTCCACTGCATCTGTATGCAGAGTCTTGGTTTTCTAGTCTCGACTGCCAATTTACCAAATGCACATTGTTGTGTTGTGTTGTGTTGTGTAGCCGTGCTGCAGCTGACATTTCGCAGCGAACTCGTGGATACTCCGTTTCGCATTCATGTGCTTTGA
- the LOC100194159 gene encoding uncharacterized protein isoform X2, whose product MRGGDRPSASLQLLSLGLVLLYFFTSGSTVGLVEGQVRPLALDALSIYKTWCIAKPSASNEILAQNLDYACSQVSCAVIQKGGPCYYPDSPVSRAAVAMNLYYAYSGRHPWNCYFNNSALVVQSDPSKYPHSFSLISSQILRPSICLLIECRFPLVSHRLWLLHILLRRSVRRSGETRRGERSIRAWRWRLHCICMQSLGFLVSTANLPNAHCCVVLCCVAVLQLTFRSELVDTPFRIHVL is encoded by the exons ATGCGGGGAGGAGACCGGCCATCGGCGTCGCTCCAGCTCCTCTCGCTGGGCCTCGTGCTCCTCTACTTCTTCACCTCAG GCAGCACCGTTGGTCTCGTGGAGGGACAGGTACGGCCTTTGGCTCTTGACGCTCTATCTATCTAT AAGACGTGGTGCATCGCGAAGCCGTCGGCGTCGAACGAGATCCTGGCGCAGAACCTGGACTACGCGTGCTCCCAGGTGAGCTGCGCCGTGATCCAGAAGGGCGGGCCGTGCTACTACCCGGACAGCCCCGTGTCCCGCGCCGCCGTCGCCATGAACCTCTACTACGCCTACAGCGGCAGGCACCCCTGGAACTGCTACTTCAACAACTCCGCGCTCGTCGTGCAGTCCGACCCAAGTAAGTACCCCCATTCATTCTCTCTAATAAGCTCTCAGATCCTTCGTCCGTCCATCTGTCTTCTCATCGAATGCCGCTTCCCTCTCGTTTCGCACAGGCTATGGCTCCTGCACATACTACTGAGGAGGAGTGTGAGGAGGAGTGGAGAGacgaggagaggagagagatccATTCGTGCCTGGCGGTGGCGGCTCCACTGCATCTGTATGCAGAGTCTTGGTTTTCTAGTCTCGACTGCCAATTTACCAAATGCACATTGTTGTGTTGTGTTGTGTTGTGTAGCCGTGCTGCAGCTGACATTTCGCAGCGAACTCGTGGATACTCCGTTTCGCATTCATGTGCTTTGA
- the LOC100194159 gene encoding uncharacterized protein isoform X1, with the protein MLSAISTSAISTSLLVVLFGAVRIPTSDRLSKFTAPILVQAHSSGARCGEETGHRRRSSSSRWASCSSTSSPQKTWCIAKPSASNEILAQNLDYACSQVSCAVIQKGGPCYYPDSPVSRAAVAMNLYYAYSGRHPWNCYFNNSALVVQSDPSKYPHSFSLISSQILRPSICLLIECRFPLVSHRLWLLHILLRRSVRRSGETRRGERSIRAWRWRLHCICMQSLGFLVSTANLPNAHCCVVLCCVAVLQLTFRSELVDTPFRIHVL; encoded by the exons ATGCTCTCCGCAATCTCCACCTCCGCAATCTCCACCTCCCTACTAGTAGTACTCTTCGGTGCAGTCCGCATCCCCACATCTGACCGACTCTCAAAGTTCACAGCTCCAATCCTGGTGCAAGCGCACAGTAGCGGAGCAAGATGCGGGGAGGAGACCGGCCATCGGCGTCGCTCCAGCTCCTCTCGCTGGGCCTCGTGCTCCTCTACTTCTTCACCTCAG AAGACGTGGTGCATCGCGAAGCCGTCGGCGTCGAACGAGATCCTGGCGCAGAACCTGGACTACGCGTGCTCCCAGGTGAGCTGCGCCGTGATCCAGAAGGGCGGGCCGTGCTACTACCCGGACAGCCCCGTGTCCCGCGCCGCCGTCGCCATGAACCTCTACTACGCCTACAGCGGCAGGCACCCCTGGAACTGCTACTTCAACAACTCCGCGCTCGTCGTGCAGTCCGACCCAAGTAAGTACCCCCATTCATTCTCTCTAATAAGCTCTCAGATCCTTCGTCCGTCCATCTGTCTTCTCATCGAATGCCGCTTCCCTCTCGTTTCGCACAGGCTATGGCTCCTGCACATACTACTGAGGAGGAGTGTGAGGAGGAGTGGAGAGacgaggagaggagagagatccATTCGTGCCTGGCGGTGGCGGCTCCACTGCATCTGTATGCAGAGTCTTGGTTTTCTAGTCTCGACTGCCAATTTACCAAATGCACATTGTTGTGTTGTGTTGTGTTGTGTAGCCGTGCTGCAGCTGACATTTCGCAGCGAACTCGTGGATACTCCGTTTCGCATTCATGTGCTTTGA
- the LOC100194159 gene encoding uncharacterized protein isoform X4 → MRGGDRPSASLQLLSLGLVLLYFFTSGSTVGLVEGQVRPLALDALSIYKTWCIAKPSASNEILAQNLDYACSQVSCAVIQKGGPCYYPDSPVSRAAVAMNLYYAYSGRHPWNCYFNNSALVVQSDPSYGSCTYY, encoded by the exons ATGCGGGGAGGAGACCGGCCATCGGCGTCGCTCCAGCTCCTCTCGCTGGGCCTCGTGCTCCTCTACTTCTTCACCTCAG GCAGCACCGTTGGTCTCGTGGAGGGACAGGTACGGCCTTTGGCTCTTGACGCTCTATCTATCTAT AAGACGTGGTGCATCGCGAAGCCGTCGGCGTCGAACGAGATCCTGGCGCAGAACCTGGACTACGCGTGCTCCCAGGTGAGCTGCGCCGTGATCCAGAAGGGCGGGCCGTGCTACTACCCGGACAGCCCCGTGTCCCGCGCCGCCGTCGCCATGAACCTCTACTACGCCTACAGCGGCAGGCACCCCTGGAACTGCTACTTCAACAACTCCGCGCTCGTCGTGCAGTCCGACCCAA GCTATGGCTCCTGCACATACTACTGA
- the LOC100194159 gene encoding uncharacterized protein LOC100194159 isoform 1 precursor (isoform 1 precursor is encoded by transcript variant 1), whose translation MRGGDRPSASLQLLSLGLVLLYFFTSGSTVGLVEGQKTWCIAKPSASNEILAQNLDYACSQVSCAVIQKGGPCYYPDSPVSRAAVAMNLYYAYSGRHPWNCYFNNSALVVQSDPSYGSCTYY comes from the exons ATGCGGGGAGGAGACCGGCCATCGGCGTCGCTCCAGCTCCTCTCGCTGGGCCTCGTGCTCCTCTACTTCTTCACCTCAG GCAGCACCGTTGGTCTCGTGGAGGGACAG AAGACGTGGTGCATCGCGAAGCCGTCGGCGTCGAACGAGATCCTGGCGCAGAACCTGGACTACGCGTGCTCCCAGGTGAGCTGCGCCGTGATCCAGAAGGGCGGGCCGTGCTACTACCCGGACAGCCCCGTGTCCCGCGCCGCCGTCGCCATGAACCTCTACTACGCCTACAGCGGCAGGCACCCCTGGAACTGCTACTTCAACAACTCCGCGCTCGTCGTGCAGTCCGACCCAA GCTATGGCTCCTGCACATACTACTGA
- the LOC100194159 gene encoding uncharacterized protein isoform X3, whose product MLSAISTSAISTSLLVVLFGAVRIPTSDRLSKFTAPILVQAHSSGARCGEETGHRRRSSSSRWASCSSTSSPQKTWCIAKPSASNEILAQNLDYACSQVSCAVIQKGGPCYYPDSPVSRAAVAMNLYYAYSGRHPWNCYFNNSALVVQSDPSYGSCTYY is encoded by the exons ATGCTCTCCGCAATCTCCACCTCCGCAATCTCCACCTCCCTACTAGTAGTACTCTTCGGTGCAGTCCGCATCCCCACATCTGACCGACTCTCAAAGTTCACAGCTCCAATCCTGGTGCAAGCGCACAGTAGCGGAGCAAGATGCGGGGAGGAGACCGGCCATCGGCGTCGCTCCAGCTCCTCTCGCTGGGCCTCGTGCTCCTCTACTTCTTCACCTCAG AAGACGTGGTGCATCGCGAAGCCGTCGGCGTCGAACGAGATCCTGGCGCAGAACCTGGACTACGCGTGCTCCCAGGTGAGCTGCGCCGTGATCCAGAAGGGCGGGCCGTGCTACTACCCGGACAGCCCCGTGTCCCGCGCCGCCGTCGCCATGAACCTCTACTACGCCTACAGCGGCAGGCACCCCTGGAACTGCTACTTCAACAACTCCGCGCTCGTCGTGCAGTCCGACCCAA GCTATGGCTCCTGCACATACTACTGA